The Quercus robur chromosome 7, dhQueRobu3.1, whole genome shotgun sequence genome has a segment encoding these proteins:
- the LOC126693147 gene encoding uncharacterized protein LOC126693147 isoform X2, translating to MATVLKTPSIIHAPFTPRTCSISSKSQKPFCVSFRHSTPRPSPLTSLRFSHLPSSLRFVKFVPFSSSGETDTTETQTQEEVQEPQQQQQQVQDIVDGAAGVEDVSSDDDVNGAEEVPASAIVSSLQLYKEALASNDESGVAEIESFLKSIEEEKISLERKVASLSEELLTEKERILRISADFDNFRKRTERDRLSLLTNAQGEVVESLLPVLDNFERAKTQIKVETEGEEKINNSYQSISKQFIEILNSLGVVPVETVGNPFDPLVRYRVGLKCNRVLAELFRTLSQVFSGLMKTWIRF from the exons ATGGCTACTGTACTCAAAACTCCAAGCATAATCCATGCACCCTTCACGCCACGCACTTGTTCCATATcctcaaaatcccaaaaaccCTTTTGCGTGTCTTTCAGACACAGTACCCCCAGACCTTCGCCTTTAACTTCTCTCCGGTTCTCCCACCTACCCTCCTCCCTACGCTTCGTCAAGTTcgttcctttttcttcctccgGTGAAACTGACACCACTGAGACCCAGACCCAAGAAGAGGTTCAAGAACCTcagcagcaacagcaacaaGTCCAG GACATTGTGGATGGTGCTGCTGGCGTTGAAGATGTTTCAAGTGATGATGATGTTAATGGTGCTGAGGAAGTACCTGCTTCAGCCATTGTATCTTCACTCCAGTTGTACAAGGAAGCTTTAGCTAGCAATGATGAATCCGGGGTTGCCGAAATAGAATCTTTTTTAAAATCCATTGAAGAGGAGAAAATAAGCCTTGAGAGGAAAGTAGCTTCTCTGTCTGAAGAACTGTTGACAGAGAAGGAGCGAATTCTTAGGATTAGTGCAGACTTTGACAATTTCCGGAAGAGGACAGAGAGGGACAGACTTTCACTGTTAACAAATGCTCAGGGGGAGGTTGTGGAAAGTTTGTTGCCCGTATTGGATAACTTTGAGAGAGCTAAAACCCAGATTAAAGTAGAGACCGAGGGGGAAGAGAAGATCAACAATAGTTATCAAAGCATATCTAAGCAGTTCATAGAGATACTAAACTCACTTGGTGTTGTACCTGTTGAGACAGTAGGAAACCCCTTTGATCCATTG GTAAGGTACCGAGTTGGCTTGAAATGTAATCGTGTACTTGCTGAGCTTTTTCGAACCCTTAGTCAAGTCTTTTCAGGTTTGATGAAGACCTGGATACGCTTTTAA
- the LOC126693147 gene encoding uncharacterized protein LOC126693147 isoform X1 encodes MATVLKTPSIIHAPFTPRTCSISSKSQKPFCVSFRHSTPRPSPLTSLRFSHLPSSLRFVKFVPFSSSGETDTTETQTQEEVQEPQQQQQQVQDIVDGAAGVEDVSSDDDVNGAEEVPASAIVSSLQLYKEALASNDESGVAEIESFLKSIEEEKISLERKVASLSEELLTEKERILRISADFDNFRKRTERDRLSLLTNAQGEVVESLLPVLDNFERAKTQIKVETEGEEKINNSYQSISKQFIEILNSLGVVPVETVGNPFDPLLHEAIMREDSNEYEEGIIIQEFRKGFKLGDRLLRPSMVKVSAGPGPAKPEEVESTEGHDTGETTEEGTAKSDST; translated from the exons ATGGCTACTGTACTCAAAACTCCAAGCATAATCCATGCACCCTTCACGCCACGCACTTGTTCCATATcctcaaaatcccaaaaaccCTTTTGCGTGTCTTTCAGACACAGTACCCCCAGACCTTCGCCTTTAACTTCTCTCCGGTTCTCCCACCTACCCTCCTCCCTACGCTTCGTCAAGTTcgttcctttttcttcctccgGTGAAACTGACACCACTGAGACCCAGACCCAAGAAGAGGTTCAAGAACCTcagcagcaacagcaacaaGTCCAG GACATTGTGGATGGTGCTGCTGGCGTTGAAGATGTTTCAAGTGATGATGATGTTAATGGTGCTGAGGAAGTACCTGCTTCAGCCATTGTATCTTCACTCCAGTTGTACAAGGAAGCTTTAGCTAGCAATGATGAATCCGGGGTTGCCGAAATAGAATCTTTTTTAAAATCCATTGAAGAGGAGAAAATAAGCCTTGAGAGGAAAGTAGCTTCTCTGTCTGAAGAACTGTTGACAGAGAAGGAGCGAATTCTTAGGATTAGTGCAGACTTTGACAATTTCCGGAAGAGGACAGAGAGGGACAGACTTTCACTGTTAACAAATGCTCAGGGGGAGGTTGTGGAAAGTTTGTTGCCCGTATTGGATAACTTTGAGAGAGCTAAAACCCAGATTAAAGTAGAGACCGAGGGGGAAGAGAAGATCAACAATAGTTATCAAAGCATATCTAAGCAGTTCATAGAGATACTAAACTCACTTGGTGTTGTACCTGTTGAGACAGTAGGAAACCCCTTTGATCCATTG CTGCATGAAGCAATTATGCGTGAGGATTCCAATGAATATGAAGAAGGTATAATTATTCAAGAATTTCGCAAAGGGTTCAAACTTGGTGATAGACTCTTGCGTCCATCAATGGTTAAGGTATCTGCTGGTCCAGGACCTGCGAAGCCTGAAGAAGTGGAGTCGACAGAGGGGCATGATACAGGTGAAACAACTGAGGAGGGCACTGCCAAATCAGATTCTACTTAA